The Levilactobacillus namurensis genomic interval CTCCTTCTCAGCTGCCATGCACAGCTTGATCTTACTGGACGAGAACCACAAGCCATTGACGCGGGCCATCACTTGGGCCGACAACCGGGCCGTTAAGTACGCCGATGAATTACGAGAAAATGGCGTTGGGAAACAACTTTACGAAAAGACCGGGACACCAATTCACCCTATGACGCCACTGAGCAAGTTGATCTGGTTGCGTAACGAAAAGCCAGACCTGTTCAAGCAAGCTCGTTGGTTCGTCGGTATCAAGGAATACGTCATCTACAAGTTATTCGGAACGTTGCAAGAAGACTACTCCATCGCCAACGCCACGGGGCTGTTCAACATCTTCAAGATGGACTGGGACGACCAAGCCTTGGAAGTTGCCGGTATTACCCGGGACCAACTGCCGAAATTAGTGGACACCACCGACCAGATCTCTGGCATGAACCAGGATTACGCTGGTGTGATTGGCATGGATCCTAAGACGCCATTCGTCATGGGCGCTTCTGATGGCCCACTGGCGAACTTAGGGGTCGATGCGATCACCCCTGGTGTCGTTGCCGTGACCATCGGGACTTCCGGTGCCGTTCGGGTCGTGACCGATAAGCCGAAGATTGACCCTAAGGGCCGGGTCTTCTGCTACTACCTGTCTAAAGATCACTGGGTCGTTGGTGGTCCGGTCAACAACGGTGGAATCGTCTTCCGTTGGGTCCGTGACCAACTCTTCGCCCCAGAAAAGATTACGGCGGAACAGATGCAAGTCGATTCTTACGACCTGTTAACGGAAATCGCCTCCAAGGTTCCTGCTGGTTCCGATGGGCTGATCTTCCACCCATTCTTAGGTGGCGAACGGGCTCCAATCTGGGATGCCAACGCTCGGGGTTCCTTCTTCGGTCTGACGCGGACCCACTCACGGGCCCACATGGTTCGGGCTGCGCTGGAAGGTATCGTCTACAACCTTTACACGGTCATGCTGGCCTTGGAAGAAGTTGTCGGCAAGCCATCTAGCATCCAGGCCACTGGTGGGTTCGCCCGCTCTGCGCTCTGGCGTCAGATGTTAGCGGACATCTTCGAACAAGACGTGACGATTCCTGAGAGTCCTGAAGGAACGGCCTTAGGGGCCGCAACGTTAGGAATGTACGCCTTAGGGTTGATCGACGACTTGTCAGAAGTGAAGAACTTCATCGGGGTCGCTAACGTCCACCATCCAAACCCAGAGACCTACGAAGCTTACCGGACGCTGGTTCCAATTTACATCCGGTTAAGTCGGCAATTGCAATCTGAATACAAGAACATTGCCGAGTTCCAACGGAAACACCCACAACAAGTTTCCAAGAAAAAATAGTTTATCTGGTTAGTTTTTCTGAAAAACTAAGGCTAATTTCTTAACTTTTTCCAGATTTTCACTATACAAAACCGTTTTCATCGAGTATACTGTAGTCACTTATTGAGGTTCTACAATATCTGTTGTTGGTAATAGATTTTGGTTCTTCGTCAACTGTTGTTGGTGAACAAAATATTGGAGTTCTAA includes:
- the gntK gene encoding gluconokinase codes for the protein MDYMIGVDIGTTSVKTVLYDTKGKMQGYSNNLYPLYQDVPDMAEEDPDEIFSAIIDGLTTVMRKADLKDGQLHGVSFSAAMHSLILLDENHKPLTRAITWADNRAVKYADELRENGVGKQLYEKTGTPIHPMTPLSKLIWLRNEKPDLFKQARWFVGIKEYVIYKLFGTLQEDYSIANATGLFNIFKMDWDDQALEVAGITRDQLPKLVDTTDQISGMNQDYAGVIGMDPKTPFVMGASDGPLANLGVDAITPGVVAVTIGTSGAVRVVTDKPKIDPKGRVFCYYLSKDHWVVGGPVNNGGIVFRWVRDQLFAPEKITAEQMQVDSYDLLTEIASKVPAGSDGLIFHPFLGGERAPIWDANARGSFFGLTRTHSRAHMVRAALEGIVYNLYTVMLALEEVVGKPSSIQATGGFARSALWRQMLADIFEQDVTIPESPEGTALGAATLGMYALGLIDDLSEVKNFIGVANVHHPNPETYEAYRTLVPIYIRLSRQLQSEYKNIAEFQRKHPQQVSKKK